From Bacteroidota bacterium, the proteins below share one genomic window:
- a CDS encoding M43 family zinc metalloprotease codes for MKRKVQLILMAMLLPFFNGTAQDTFTCVHDLMLEQQKQANPHLGDMPQLISYGAKRWRERNPNFVFYPKPQPAPPCSICMTIDPDCFKSRYALPVIVHIVAKPGDTTAGQGSNIPNSQVYNALAALNRQFAGYGIPDNHTVAVNTGIQFYLAPVGADSSGIIRYNSPLSSIPSGTLAPLRALMDSTLNTNEYIHIFVVDSIEKPGVMGYASYPETGFNHAVVVSRKRFGDASQACSQCQLHSQSRNKTLAHELGHFLGLRHTFQGGCAPDSADCEVQGDGCCDTPPVAAQNEQCPTGINSCPDNDPRPDQIENFMDYTSEACSKWFTRNQAERMYHVLETYKRELTDIENLITHQPNICMFSARFKMQNPVMCDTGNTVLFRALPYTNTGVNYIWTIYDSLQQTVHSATITDNHEWQYYMDEKGKYDVRLQVAYNSDTATEYIPQALWVVTCGAALSHEGGNWFFGNHAGLVFTEAGVRPSMELSFRAPNNMNANEGNVSISDKEGNLMFYASGRNHKIDRGVVYNSNHNATNNGNGEGFKMADNCAQPAVVFPYPNDTTKTLMLHSTVTYEGNLYYSILHKKSNGLYDTLFNYKNIPVTIAGIMQNKDNAIDAGENLTVVAKCYGVGYWLATTVRFDKNEEDYYLAIISIDTNGFQLVDTMLVPGFDGANLHYGQGKFSPDATKYATFNNIYNFDRATGKLTHLAELPFPNYLIYGLSFSPNSRYLYWIGENEGTTQNLIRRVDLSFNNPLSYIQDIGIAPNNASWQAMQLGPDNRLYIANIGSSELAVINHPDADWSKIHHNPLGYEPYGVPLQIGGMGGVSVMGLPNQIDAKRIEVIKDTIYYTIKDCNTVVFSSTACCRGSYLWMFGDGDTSMQPYPEPHTYAGVGVYHVKLVLDGTDTVRVTVPLFNPKVRISGDTLLCNENQYATYTALDIDSFSKNYQLHWEIKDGTYSLNYATSNTIEPVFDALPAQVIVHVTDPATECEARDTITVNQIAELATNKINNGIPAFASCSPAGTFSLEGNTPSGGGTFYYSWYYSYNNQDWVDMEQYTQNLTNQPLERTIYFKRLLYPDACYNWSNVVKVVPAIQGNDIFPLNPLYDERVCDPIFGGSLLTFLRSDTVVVYDDPAHSYYFKWQTSSNGYAWTDIAEYIDNQAYFWVDWRYSPRGIERRFDDHEPRKYIRKIVAASSYSSPFSYCSDTSNVLTITNYNIDSMRAIRFYAYDPDIIHGDIMLIEPDSLFRVVWQTSCNGTDWTDITAGFNHDTLWGVQSLGAEFVRRKIVKLTNQGFTYCDSLLSNVLECNPLTMQPVSQVVQIGEYATFYLDYSSADPFAIQWQQYNPSTSSWDNIAGATSAELRIHANKCNDDTLFRALITNACRSLITDSVALHVVNNHSDFFLWLKDLPSDTAREPNIEVSAKNNYFGSPDIAASNTVTVVNGRLTMITVLDRELDLYVTVRNKGADTSGGGELYLYASLSGLNPEWDFSFMDIPTVIALSPSRVVSNYNIFGNPPIFGTEGTPVNSEGIPIPDIPPGDSVRIHYRWTNPPEHFVQHYFSRSGSVYPTSNAVIYLARITECSSYPFEMSYPEVIFSSTSVQGTAKVNIKQNAKVAALHCYTLPVHNDAVSPFNSSQMQPDIITMVSSKMVLPVDIGVDVDSANAFFDNAEMYVFFDDVLWDAFVAGGNIGGGYTIVEDGVFRVSNYGAVFWSNMFLDTGVVGHAGFSFYYKTGEDTSGALINNKFRVFLTEDSQEQGSLSLYVDSKLKGINGGQTMMIPAQPRDAADKRIAGTQSHAKESAIASPLPTQERDPTTDEFMFSFRPNPFSRELFVRVSNAEPAAVISLSYMNGKVVYEHVISGESRAPYYEFTIPAQAFAEGVYLLSYQSPTRKAVKKAVLLR; via the coding sequence ATGAAAAGAAAAGTCCAACTTATCTTAATGGCAATGCTATTGCCCTTCTTCAACGGCACCGCCCAAGACACGTTTACCTGTGTACACGACCTTATGCTGGAACAGCAAAAGCAAGCCAACCCGCATTTGGGCGATATGCCCCAGCTCATCAGCTACGGAGCAAAACGCTGGCGGGAGCGCAACCCCAATTTTGTTTTTTACCCCAAGCCGCAGCCCGCTCCCCCTTGCAGTATCTGCATGACCATCGACCCTGACTGCTTCAAAAGCCGCTACGCCCTGCCTGTCATAGTCCACATAGTAGCCAAACCGGGCGACACAACAGCAGGACAAGGCAGCAACATACCCAACAGTCAGGTGTACAACGCCCTTGCCGCGCTCAACAGGCAGTTTGCGGGCTACGGTATTCCCGACAATCATACGGTTGCCGTAAACACAGGCATACAGTTCTACTTAGCCCCTGTGGGCGCGGACAGCAGCGGCATAATCCGCTACAACAGCCCCCTGAGCAGCATACCTTCGGGTACGCTCGCCCCTCTCCGCGCTCTCATGGACTCCACACTTAATACCAACGAATACATTCATATCTTTGTGGTGGACAGTATTGAAAAACCGGGGGTAATGGGCTACGCAAGCTACCCTGAAACGGGTTTTAACCATGCGGTGGTGGTGAGCCGAAAACGATTTGGCGATGCAAGCCAAGCATGCTCCCAGTGTCAATTGCACAGCCAAAGCCGCAACAAAACCCTTGCCCACGAGCTTGGGCACTTTCTCGGCTTGCGCCACACCTTTCAGGGCGGCTGCGCTCCTGACAGTGCCGACTGCGAAGTGCAGGGGGACGGCTGCTGCGACACTCCGCCTGTGGCGGCACAAAACGAACAATGCCCCACAGGCATAAACTCCTGTCCCGACAACGACCCCCGCCCCGACCAGATAGAAAACTTCATGGACTACACAAGCGAAGCCTGCTCCAAATGGTTCACCCGCAACCAGGCGGAGCGAATGTACCATGTGCTTGAAACCTACAAGCGGGAGCTGACGGATATTGAAAACCTCATCACCCATCAGCCCAATATATGTATGTTCAGCGCACGGTTCAAAATGCAGAACCCTGTGATGTGCGACACAGGCAATACGGTGCTGTTCAGAGCCTTGCCTTACACTAACACAGGCGTAAACTATATATGGACAATCTACGACAGCCTGCAACAGACAGTCCATTCCGCCACAATAACGGACAACCACGAATGGCAGTATTACATGGACGAAAAAGGCAAATACGATGTCCGCCTGCAAGTGGCTTACAACAGCGACACCGCAACGGAATACATACCCCAAGCCCTGTGGGTAGTAACCTGCGGTGCCGCCCTAAGCCACGAGGGCGGTAACTGGTTCTTTGGCAATCATGCAGGGCTTGTCTTCACGGAAGCAGGTGTCAGACCAAGCATGGAGCTTTCTTTTCGTGCGCCAAATAACATGAACGCCAATGAAGGTAACGTAAGCATAAGCGACAAAGAGGGAAATCTGATGTTCTATGCAAGCGGGCGTAACCATAAAATTGACAGAGGAGTGGTGTACAACAGCAATCATAATGCAACGAATAATGGCAATGGGGAGGGCTTCAAGATGGCAGACAACTGCGCACAGCCTGCCGTAGTATTTCCTTATCCCAACGACACCACCAAAACCCTGATGCTGCACAGCACTGTTACATACGAAGGAAACCTCTATTACAGCATACTGCACAAAAAGTCCAACGGACTTTACGACACATTGTTTAATTATAAAAATATTCCTGTTACTATAGCGGGTATCATGCAAAATAAAGATAATGCCATAGATGCAGGAGAGAATCTAACTGTTGTTGCAAAATGCTACGGTGTTGGATATTGGTTAGCTACTACAGTACGCTTTGATAAAAACGAAGAGGATTACTATCTAGCAATAATATCTATTGATACAAATGGCTTTCAGTTAGTTGATACAATGCTTGTTCCTGGATTTGATGGGGCTAATCTACACTATGGTCAAGGAAAGTTCTCTCCAGATGCCACCAAATACGCCACTTTTAATAATATCTATAATTTTGACCGAGCCACAGGCAAGCTCACGCACCTTGCAGAGTTGCCTTTCCCTAACTATCTTATATATGGCTTGTCATTCAGCCCCAATTCCCGCTATCTGTACTGGATTGGTGAAAATGAGGGCACCACCCAAAACCTTATCCGCAGGGTGGATTTATCTTTCAATAACCCGCTCTCTTACATTCAAGATATAGGGATTGCTCCCAACAATGCCTCTTGGCAGGCAATGCAACTAGGACCCGACAACAGGCTCTACATAGCCAACATAGGAAGCTCAGAACTTGCCGTCATCAACCACCCTGATGCTGACTGGAGCAAAATCCACCATAACCCGCTCGGCTACGAGCCTTATGGAGTACCACTGCAAATAGGCGGCATGGGGGGTGTATCGGTAATGGGCTTGCCCAATCAGATAGACGCAAAGAGAATAGAAGTTATCAAAGATACCATTTACTACACGATAAAAGACTGTAACACTGTTGTTTTCAGTAGCACTGCTTGTTGTCGAGGTAGCTACCTATGGATGTTCGGAGATGGAGATACTTCCATGCAGCCATATCCCGAACCGCACACCTACGCAGGAGTGGGCGTTTACCATGTCAAACTCGTGCTTGACGGAACAGACACCGTTCGTGTTACCGTCCCGCTTTTCAATCCCAAAGTGCGTATTTCGGGCGATACGCTCCTGTGCAACGAGAACCAATATGCAACCTACACCGCCCTTGACATAGACAGCTTTTCCAAAAACTACCAACTGCATTGGGAAATCAAGGACGGCACATACAGCCTTAACTACGCTACAAGTAACACCATAGAGCCGGTCTTTGACGCTCTGCCCGCCCAAGTCATAGTCCATGTAACCGACCCCGCAACCGAGTGTGAAGCAAGGGATACAATCACAGTCAATCAGATTGCCGAACTTGCCACCAACAAAATCAATAACGGAATACCTGCATTTGCCTCGTGTTCTCCTGCTGGTACTTTCTCTTTGGAGGGCAACACACCTTCGGGGGGCGGCACTTTCTATTATTCGTGGTATTACTCCTACAACAATCAGGATTGGGTGGATATGGAACAATACACCCAAAACCTGACCAATCAACCGCTTGAGAGAACAATTTATTTCAAACGCCTTCTGTATCCCGATGCGTGCTATAATTGGAGCAATGTAGTGAAAGTTGTACCCGCCATTCAGGGGAATGATATATTTCCACTGAATCCGCTGTATGACGAACGGGTCTGCGATCCGATATTTGGCGGTTCGTTGTTAACGTTTCTGCGTAGCGATACGGTCGTAGTCTATGACGACCCCGCCCATTCTTATTACTTCAAATGGCAGACAAGCTCCAACGGTTATGCGTGGACAGACATTGCGGAATATATAGACAATCAGGCATATTTTTGGGTGGACTGGCGTTACAGTCCTCGCGGAATCGAACGCAGGTTTGACGACCATGAACCCCGTAAGTATATCAGAAAGATTGTAGCTGCTTCTTCCTATTCCTCCCCGTTTTCCTATTGTTCAGACACAAGCAACGTACTTACAATCACCAATTACAACATAGACAGCATGCGAGCCATCCGTTTCTATGCCTACGACCCTGATATTATTCACGGAGATATTATGCTTATAGAGCCGGACAGTTTGTTTAGGGTGGTATGGCAGACAAGCTGCAATGGCACAGACTGGACGGACATCACAGCAGGGTTTAACCATGACACGCTTTGGGGGGTGCAGTCGCTCGGAGCGGAGTTTGTTCGCAGAAAGATAGTTAAGCTGACTAATCAGGGCTTTACTTATTGCGACAGCCTCCTGAGTAATGTGCTGGAATGTAACCCGTTGACCATGCAGCCCGTTTCTCAAGTAGTGCAAATTGGAGAATACGCAACATTTTATTTGGATTACTCCTCTGCCGATCCTTTCGCTATTCAATGGCAGCAGTACAATCCAAGCACAAGCAGTTGGGATAATATCGCTGGCGCAACTTCTGCTGAACTACGCATTCACGCTAATAAATGTAACGATGATACCTTGTTTAGGGCATTGATAACCAACGCATGCAGGTCGCTGATTACGGACAGTGTCGCGCTTCATGTTGTAAATAATCACTCTGATTTCTTTCTATGGCTGAAAGATTTGCCGTCCGACACAGCCCGTGAGCCGAATATAGAAGTGTCTGCCAAGAATAATTATTTCGGGAGTCCCGACATAGCCGCAAGCAACACGGTAACGGTAGTCAACGGCAGACTGACTATGATAACCGTGCTGGACAGGGAGTTAGACTTGTACGTAACCGTGCGCAACAAGGGTGCAGACACAAGCGGAGGAGGTGAACTGTATCTGTATGCGAGTCTCAGCGGACTGAACCCCGAGTGGGATTTCAGTTTCATGGATATCCCTACTGTTATAGCATTGAGTCCATCCAGAGTGGTATCTAATTATAATATTTTTGGTAACCCTCCAATATTTGGAACCGAAGGCACTCCTGTCAATAGCGAGGGTATTCCCATACCCGACATCCCACCGGGTGACAGTGTGCGCATACACTACCGTTGGACCAATCCGCCAGAGCATTTTGTGCAACACTATTTCTCTCGGTCGGGGAGTGTATATCCCACGAGCAATGCAGTGATCTATCTTGCGCGTATAACGGAGTGCAGCAGTTATCCTTTTGAGATGAGCTATCCGGAGGTCATCTTTAGCTCTACTTCTGTTCAGGGCACCGCCAAAGTTAATATTAAACAGAATGCAAAAGTGGCGGCACTCCATTGCTACACGCTTCCGGTACATAATGATGCGGTGAGTCCGTTTAATTCGTCTCAAATGCAGCCTGATATCATTACAATGGTATCGAGCAAAATGGTTCTTCCTGTAGATATAGGTGTGGATGTGGATTCGGCAAATGCCTTTTTTGATAATGCGGAGATGTACGTTTTCTTTGATGATGTGTTGTGGGATGCTTTTGTTGCAGGGGGTAATATCGGAGGAGGCTACACCATAGTAGAGGACGGTGTTTTCAGGGTGAGCAACTATGGTGCGGTATTTTGGAGCAATATGTTTTTGGATACCGGGGTGGTGGGTCATGCGGGCTTCTCGTTTTACTACAAGACGGGCGAAGACACTTCTGGCGCATTGATAAACAATAAATTCAGGGTTTTTCTGACCGAAGATTCACAAGAGCAGGGCAGTCTGTCGCTGTATGTGGACTCTAAGCTGAAGGGCATCAACGGAGGTCAGACAATGATGATACCGGCTCAGCCCCGAGATGCAGCAGACAAACGCATTGCAGGCACACAAAGCCATGCCAAAGAATCTGCAATCGCCTCACCACTACCGACTCAGGAGCGTGACCCGACAACAGATGAATTTATGTTCAGTTTTCGCCCCAATCCGTTCAGCCGGGAGTTGTTTGTGCGTGTGAGCAATGCCGAGCCGGCTGCGGTTATTTCGTTATCTTACATGAACGGCAAGGTGGTTTATGAACATGTCATAAGCGGTGAGAGCCGCGCCCCATATTACGAATTTACGATACCTGCACAAGCATTTGCCGAGGGCGTATATCTTCTCTCGTATCAATCCCCAACCCGCAAAGCAGTTAAAAAAGCAGTGTTGCTTAGGTAG
- a CDS encoding pyruvate dehydrogenase complex E1 component subunit beta has protein sequence MRQIQFREALREAMSEEMRRDSNIFLIGEEVAEYNGAYKVSQGMLDEFGAKRVIDTPIAELGFTGISIGASMAGLRPIVEFMTFNFSLVAIDQIINSAAKMHSMSGGEFFCPIVFRGPTASAGQLGAQHSNAFENWYANTAGLKVIVPSNPYDAKGLLKSAIRDDNPVIFMESEQMYGMKWEVPEEEYLLEIGKAHVAREGKDVTVVSFGKMMHVASDAANELAKSGIEVELIDLRSVRPIDYETVIKSIQKTNRLVIVEEAWPLASISSEIAYMVQRKAFDYLDAPIVRVTSQDVPLPYASTLVDAYLPNVKRIIEAVNQVTYRA, from the coding sequence ATGAGACAAATCCAATTCAGAGAAGCCTTGCGAGAAGCCATGAGCGAAGAAATGCGTAGAGATTCTAACATTTTTCTTATAGGAGAAGAAGTGGCGGAATACAACGGGGCTTATAAGGTGAGTCAGGGAATGTTAGACGAGTTTGGCGCAAAGAGAGTTATAGACACTCCTATTGCAGAACTTGGATTTACCGGTATATCCATTGGTGCTTCCATGGCCGGATTGAGACCTATTGTTGAATTCATGACTTTCAACTTTTCACTTGTAGCTATTGACCAAATTATCAACTCAGCAGCCAAAATGCACAGCATGAGCGGAGGTGAATTTTTCTGTCCGATAGTTTTCAGAGGACCTACTGCCTCAGCCGGTCAATTGGGCGCACAACACTCAAATGCTTTTGAAAATTGGTATGCAAATACTGCAGGACTCAAAGTGATTGTCCCTTCAAACCCTTATGATGCAAAAGGTTTGCTCAAATCAGCAATTAGAGATGACAACCCTGTTATTTTTATGGAGTCTGAGCAAATGTATGGAATGAAATGGGAAGTTCCCGAAGAAGAATATCTCCTTGAAATAGGCAAAGCCCACGTTGCCAGAGAAGGAAAAGATGTTACGGTAGTCTCTTTTGGTAAAATGATGCATGTTGCATCTGATGCAGCCAACGAACTTGCTAAATCAGGCATTGAAGTTGAACTGATTGACTTGCGCTCTGTACGCCCTATTGATTATGAAACTGTCATAAAATCTATTCAAAAAACTAATAGATTAGTCATTGTGGAAGAAGCATGGCCATTGGCTTCCATTTCAAGTGAAATTGCATATATGGTTCAACGCAAAGCTTTTGACTATTTAGACGCTCCCATTGTGCGCGTAACAAGTCAAGACGTGCCACTGCCTTATGCTTCCACTTTGGTTGACGCTTATTTGCCCAATGTAAAACGCATCATTGAGGCTGTAAATCAGGTTACATATAGAGCTTAA
- a CDS encoding MBL fold metallo-hydrolase, translating into MKLTCWGAAGVVTGSMHLLETNSGHRILIDCGLYYEKKNKDITENNRHFPFNPKSIDAVVLTHAHIDHSGNLPNLVNQGFAGKIFCTPPTKELSAYLLEDSVNIQMASIDKTVFKKNNSHKKKKNLSESLLYSYKHIKQTIEQVVTMDYNRSRSIANDIEIMFVNAGHILGAASVLIKVTEGNDVKTIGFTGDLGNSDAKLTIDPIPLPQPDFLVMEATYGGRFHTKGTDVKKVLLQEVIETCVNKKGKLVIPAFSVGRTQAIIFTLHQLFIEGRMPAVKVYTDSPLAIKTTRMYESYIDLLNAEAKYFHQKHGELFEFDLLYTLLNPVHSESVSLDTEPCVIISAAGMVEGGRIQQHVRTNISNPDSTILIAGYCAEGTFGHLLLQGLSHVVINKKERPVRATVKQTDGFSAHPDHTGLLHYIQQATDENTSKVIIVHSDTQSAHAFKDAINPTLHPEVAERGKVYELS; encoded by the coding sequence ATGAAATTGACATGTTGGGGTGCTGCAGGAGTTGTGACAGGAAGTATGCATTTGTTGGAAACCAATTCAGGACACAGGATTCTGATTGATTGTGGACTATATTATGAAAAGAAAAACAAGGATATAACAGAAAATAATCGACATTTTCCTTTCAATCCAAAGAGTATAGATGCTGTTGTGCTTACACATGCGCACATTGACCATAGCGGAAATTTGCCTAACCTTGTCAACCAAGGATTTGCCGGAAAAATATTTTGTACCCCGCCAACCAAAGAGCTCTCAGCATATTTACTTGAAGACTCGGTCAATATTCAGATGGCGTCTATTGACAAAACTGTTTTTAAGAAAAATAATTCCCATAAAAAGAAAAAGAACCTCAGTGAAAGTTTGTTGTATAGTTATAAGCACATTAAACAAACCATAGAACAAGTTGTAACAATGGATTACAACCGGAGTAGGTCAATTGCAAATGATATTGAAATAATGTTTGTAAATGCAGGTCATATTTTGGGTGCTGCTTCTGTGTTGATTAAAGTTACGGAGGGGAATGATGTTAAAACTATTGGTTTTACAGGAGATTTGGGGAATTCAGATGCTAAACTTACCATTGATCCTATTCCGCTTCCGCAGCCCGACTTTTTAGTGATGGAGGCAACCTATGGTGGACGTTTTCATACAAAAGGCACAGATGTAAAAAAAGTGCTATTGCAAGAAGTGATTGAAACTTGTGTAAATAAAAAAGGCAAATTGGTTATACCGGCTTTTAGTGTTGGCAGAACACAAGCTATCATTTTTACTTTACATCAGTTGTTTATAGAGGGTAGGATGCCCGCAGTCAAGGTCTATACAGATAGTCCGCTGGCAATCAAAACAACACGTATGTATGAGTCTTATATCGATTTGTTAAACGCAGAAGCCAAATATTTTCATCAAAAACATGGGGAGCTATTCGAGTTCGATTTACTCTATACCCTTTTAAATCCGGTTCATAGTGAGAGTGTCAGTCTGGACACAGAACCTTGCGTTATTATTTCAGCAGCAGGAATGGTTGAAGGAGGTAGAATTCAACAACACGTAAGAACCAATATTTCTAATCCTGATTCCACAATTTTGATTGCCGGTTATTGTGCCGAAGGAACCTTTGGGCACCTGTTATTGCAAGGGTTAAGCCATGTGGTGATTAATAAAAAAGAAAGACCGGTTCGTGCTACTGTTAAACAAACTGACGGATTTTCAGCACATCCTGACCACACCGGATTGCTTCATTATATTCAGCAAGCTACCGATGAAAACACAAGTAAAGTGATTATTGTCCATTCAGATACACAATCAGCACATGCTTTCAAAGATGCAATTAACCCAACTCTACATCCGGAAGTAGCAGAAAGAGGGAAGGTGTATGAATTAAGTTAA
- the map gene encoding type I methionyl aminopeptidase, producing the protein MLGKKSRILIKNQEQIEGIKAASKLAAETLKYLGQFAVPGNSTKYIDTKCAEFTHDHGAIAATKGYGHPPFPGSCCTSVNDVVCHGIPNNYILKEGDILNIDVTPILNGYYGDTCRMYPIGEISKEAANLIEITRQSLWKGIEQVKPGNRFGNIGHAISKHVQPKGYSVVFEFAGHGVGVEFHEEPQVDHSAPKDSGAIMQPGMIFTIEPMINQGKARCKIDRNDGWTARTIDGKLSAQFEHTLLVTETGVEALTDIGEF; encoded by the coding sequence ATGTTAGGAAAGAAATCAAGAATACTCATAAAAAATCAAGAACAAATTGAAGGAATCAAAGCTGCCAGCAAACTCGCTGCTGAGACATTGAAGTATTTAGGACAGTTTGCCGTACCGGGAAATTCTACAAAATATATTGATACTAAATGTGCCGAATTCACACATGACCACGGAGCTATTGCTGCAACAAAGGGTTATGGACACCCGCCTTTTCCCGGTTCCTGCTGTACTTCGGTAAACGATGTAGTATGTCATGGAATTCCTAATAATTATATTTTAAAAGAAGGCGATATACTCAACATTGATGTAACTCCCATCCTCAACGGATATTACGGAGATACTTGTCGAATGTATCCCATAGGGGAAATATCCAAAGAAGCCGCTAACCTTATTGAAATTACCCGTCAGAGTCTTTGGAAAGGTATTGAGCAGGTTAAACCCGGAAACAGATTTGGCAATATTGGACATGCTATCAGCAAACATGTTCAACCCAAAGGTTATTCCGTTGTTTTTGAATTTGCCGGACACGGTGTGGGTGTTGAATTCCACGAAGAGCCACAAGTAGATCACAGTGCACCCAAAGATTCAGGAGCAATTATGCAGCCCGGTATGATTTTCACCATAGAACCTATGATAAATCAGGGTAAAGCCAGATGCAAAATAGACCGCAATGATGGTTGGACAGCACGTACCATTGACGGGAAATTATCGGCTCAGTTTGAACATACTCTTTTGGTAACAGAAACAGGGGTAGAAGCACTGACCGATATTGGAGAATTTTAA
- a CDS encoding copper resistance protein NlpE N-terminal domain-containing protein, with translation MIACNSSNKSIQVATPDSHTSESSLDWAGIYSGVIPCADCEGIETELTINSDLTYTLISTYLGKEPMISDTIKGTFSWENGNIIHLSNGHPFKFKVEEDQVRILDSAHNPVKGELAQFYVLSKNGNPEVEDIKWHLVELNGKKVEGDAETHYLIFNSKERRAVTKVGCNVMNYQYRITYMFRLELSKGLSTLMACPDSIEDEYRQVLEMVDNLSVSENRLTLNKARMAPLAVFEPLK, from the coding sequence ATGATAGCGTGCAACAGCAGTAACAAATCCATTCAAGTTGCAACACCCGACAGCCATACCTCAGAGTCATCTTTGGATTGGGCAGGTATATATTCCGGAGTGATTCCGTGTGCAGACTGCGAAGGTATTGAGACTGAATTAACTATCAATTCAGATTTAACTTATACGCTCATCAGCACCTATTTAGGTAAAGAACCCATGATTTCTGATACAATCAAAGGCACATTTTCATGGGAGAATGGCAACATCATTCATTTGTCCAACGGACATCCATTTAAATTTAAAGTTGAAGAAGACCAAGTTAGAATACTTGATTCGGCTCATAATCCGGTGAAAGGGGAATTAGCACAATTCTATGTTTTATCCAAAAACGGGAATCCGGAGGTAGAAGACATTAAGTGGCATTTGGTTGAACTAAACGGGAAAAAAGTAGAAGGCGATGCTGAAACACATTATTTAATTTTTAACAGCAAGGAAAGACGAGCTGTAACAAAAGTCGGTTGCAATGTCATGAACTATCAATATAGAATTACCTATATGTTCAGACTCGAACTAAGCAAAGGGTTAAGTACACTAATGGCTTGTCCCGACAGCATAGAAGATGAATATAGACAGGTATTGGAGATGGTTGACAATCTCTCTGTAAGCGAAAATAGATTAACACTAAACAAAGCAAGAATGGCACCACTGGCTGTTTTTGAACCCTTAAAATAA
- the mgtE gene encoding magnesium transporter, with amino-acid sequence MENVEEILQDKIRNIDWETEFNIFSLFDKEPEKVHPAEIAEVLDVIPEDKACSIFVTFDAELQLWSFPYIDEQLQHKLVRQLSSQQASHLLNNLSSDNRTSFFSDLTALERTVYIHYLDEDNKKETQNFLGYSENSVARLIDTDYAAITQDMTIAEASAFLRKNFKDSEASNVIYVIDNEGKLVDDIQVRRLVLNPPEMKITELMDKNFVSLQINDTQEHAIQKFKDYDRVVIPVVNDNNILLGVVTVDDIMDVAEQKETEKIQKFGGVEKLDFPYVKTSLFKLTQKRATWLIILFIGEMLTATAMGYFEDEISQAVILALFVPLIISSGGNSGSQAATLIIRALALKELTLRDWWFVMRREIFSGFLLGVILGSIGFIRITVWHIFKWYDYGQHWFLIALTIFFSLIGIVLWGTLAGSMIPIILKKLKIDPATSSAPFVATLVDVTGLIIYFSIAAIVLNGTLL; translated from the coding sequence ATGGAGAACGTAGAAGAAATACTACAAGACAAAATAAGAAATATTGACTGGGAAACCGAATTCAATATTTTTTCTCTCTTTGATAAAGAGCCGGAAAAAGTACATCCCGCAGAAATTGCCGAAGTATTGGATGTAATTCCTGAGGACAAAGCCTGTTCCATATTTGTCACATTTGACGCAGAATTACAATTATGGTCATTCCCTTACATTGATGAACAGCTTCAACACAAACTGGTAAGACAACTATCATCTCAACAAGCCTCCCACCTACTCAACAATCTGAGCAGTGACAACAGAACCAGTTTTTTTAGTGATTTAACAGCCCTCGAACGTACAGTTTATATTCATTATCTGGATGAAGACAACAAGAAAGAAACTCAAAACTTTCTTGGGTATTCTGAAAACAGTGTAGCTCGTTTGATAGATACTGACTATGCCGCTATTACCCAAGACATGACCATTGCGGAGGCAAGCGCATTCTTGCGTAAGAATTTTAAAGACTCCGAAGCATCTAATGTAATATATGTCATTGATAATGAAGGTAAATTGGTAGATGATATTCAAGTCAGAAGATTGGTTTTAAACCCTCCTGAAATGAAAATTACAGAGTTAATGGACAAAAACTTTGTATCTCTTCAAATCAATGACACACAAGAACATGCCATCCAAAAATTCAAAGATTATGACAGGGTTGTCATTCCCGTTGTAAACGACAACAATATTCTGCTGGGTGTTGTTACCGTTGACGATATCATGGACGTTGCCGAACAAAAAGAAACTGAAAAAATACAAAAATTCGGGGGGGTTGAGAAGCTTGATTTTCCTTATGTCAAAACAAGTCTATTTAAACTTACTCAAAAAAGAGCAACATGGTTGATTATCTTATTCATTGGCGAAATGCTGACAGCTACTGCCATGGGCTATTTTGAAGATGAAATTTCTCAAGCTGTCATATTGGCTCTGTTTGTGCCTTTGATTATTTCCAGTGGAGGAAATAGCGGTTCTCAAGCGGCAACACTCATAATCAGAGCATTAGCATTGAAAGAACTTACACTACGAGATTGGTGGTTTGTGATGAGACGTGAAATTTTTTCCGGGTTCCTACTGGGTGTAATTTTAGGCAGCATTGGTTTTATCAGAATCACAGTATGGCACATATTCAAATGGTATGATTATGGACAACATTGGTTTTTAATTGCACTCACAATCTTCTTTTCACTTATTGGAATTGTGCTTTGGGGAACCTTGGCAGGCTCAATGATTCCGATAATTCTCAAAAAATTGAAAATTGACCCTGCAACATCATCTGCACCTTTTGTAGCAACTTTGGTGGATGTTACAGGACTGATTATTTACTTTTCAATAGCCGCTATTGTCTTAAATGGTACTTTATTATGA